Part of the Geodermatophilus obscurus DSM 43160 genome is shown below.
GCCGGCACTGGGTGAGCGTCGACGGTCCCTACAACGAGCACCTGCTCCGGGACGTCGGGCAGGGCAACCTGGCCATCGGCGTCGTGGCCCTCGTCGCGCTGCTGACCGGCGGGGTCTGGCTCGCCCGGGCCACGGGCCTGGCCGCGGTCGTGGCCTACCTGCCCCACCAGCTGTACCACCAGCGGACCCTGCACCTGCTCCACACGACCAGCGACGAGGTCCTGCAGACGGTGACCCTGACCCTGGTGTCGGTCGCCGCGATGCTGCTGACCGCGATGGCGTTCCGGTTGCCGGCCGAGCCCGCCGGCCGTCCCGCACCCGGTACGGCCGGGCGCACCGGCCGGTCCCGCGCCGCGTTCCTCCCCGGACCGGGGACGCGGCCGCCCAGTCCGAGGGGAGCGAGCCCGCATGACGACCACCCGACCGACGTTCGATGACTTCCTCGCGTGGCTGGAGGCCGGGCGGGAACACGGGCAGGTCCACTTCGACGACCGGCAGCAGTGCTGGCAGGTGCTGGGCCACCCGGAGGCCGGCATCGTGCTGTCCGACCCGGTCGTCTTCTCCTCCGACCTCACGGCGCTGCAACCCGCGCAGGACGACCTCGCGCTCTTCCAGCGCGGCAACCTCGTCCGGATGGACCCGCCGCGCCACCGGGTGCTGCGGTCCCTGGTCAACCAGGCGTTCACCCCGCGGGTCGTGGCGGGCCTCGAGCCGCGGATCGCCGAGCTCACCACCGAGCTGCTCGACCGGGCGGGGGAGCGGTTCGACCTGGTCGACGCGCTGGCCTATCCGCTGCCGGTGATCGTGATCGCCGACCTGCTGGGCGTCCCGACGTCCGACCGGGGGCTGTTCCGCCGGTGGGCCGACGTGCTGCTCGGCCAGGAGATCGACCCCGACCAGGGGCTGGTGGAAGCCGGCGAGCAGGCGGTGAGCGCCGTGGCGCCGACCGTCCGGGAGATGAACGCCTACTTCCTGGAGCACATCAGGTCCCGGCGGACGCACCCGGGCGACGACCTGACCAGCCGGCTCATCCAGGCCGAGGTGGACGGCCGGCGGCTGGCGTACGAGGAGATCGTCGGCTTCGTCGGGCTGCTGCTGGTCGCCGGGCACGTCACCACGACCGCGACGCTGGGCAACAGCATCGTCGCCTTCTCCGACGCCCCGGACGCCGCGGCCGAGGTCCGGGCCGATCCGGACCTGCTCCCGGCAGCGATCGAGGAGGTGCTGCGGATGCGGACGCCGTTCCCGCGGCTGGCCCGGATCACCACGGCCGACGCCGAGGTCGGCGGCGTGCACATCCCGGCCGGGCAGGTGGTGCTGCCCTGGCTGGCCGCCGCCAACCGCGACGCGCGGGTGTTCGCCGAGCCGCAGCGCTTCCACCTGCACCGCCGGCCCAACCCGCACCTGACCTTCGGGCACGGCGTGCACTTCTGCCTCGGCGCGCCGCTGGCCCGGCTGGAGGCCCGGGTCGCGCTGCGGCTGCTGCTGGAGCGCTACCGGGACATCGAGGTGGCCGCCGACGAACCGGTCGAGCACCGCAATCCGTGGACGATGGTCGCCGTCTCGAGGCTGCCGCTCGTCGTCCGTCCCGCCTGACCGCGAGGCCGCCGTGACCGACGTGCGCCAGACGCCCCTGCGCCCCGCGCCGCCGGAGGACGGTCCGTCCGGCGTGCACGTCGTGGTGGGGGCCGGGGGCGCGGTCGGCCGGCTCGTCGTCGGTCACCTGCACGCGGCGGGGGTCAGGGTCCGCGCGGTGACCCGGGACGGCCGGGACGTCGGCACCCCGGGTGTCGAGGCCGTGGCGGCCGACGCCCGGGACGGCGCCGCGCTGGCCGCCGTCAGCCGCGGGGCGGTCGCCGTCCACCACTGCGTCATGCCGGAGTTCAGCCGGTGGACCGAGGAGTTCCCGGTGGTGACCGACGCCCTCGTGCACGCCGCCCGGGCGGTCGGCGCCCGGCTGGTCTACGCCGACGACA
Proteins encoded:
- a CDS encoding cytochrome P450; protein product: MTTTRPTFDDFLAWLEAGREHGQVHFDDRQQCWQVLGHPEAGIVLSDPVVFSSDLTALQPAQDDLALFQRGNLVRMDPPRHRVLRSLVNQAFTPRVVAGLEPRIAELTTELLDRAGERFDLVDALAYPLPVIVIADLLGVPTSDRGLFRRWADVLLGQEIDPDQGLVEAGEQAVSAVAPTVREMNAYFLEHIRSRRTHPGDDLTSRLIQAEVDGRRLAYEEIVGFVGLLLVAGHVTTTATLGNSIVAFSDAPDAAAEVRADPDLLPAAIEEVLRMRTPFPRLARITTADAEVGGVHIPAGQVVLPWLAAANRDARVFAEPQRFHLHRRPNPHLTFGHGVHFCLGAPLARLEARVALRLLLERYRDIEVAADEPVEHRNPWTMVAVSRLPLVVRPA